The genomic window GGTATTCCTGCCCTATTTCAATAGCATCTCCGACTCTAAATTCAGCTTTGTCTAATAAACCAGCTTTGCTGAAAAATTCCTTGGCAAGATTTATATTTTTTTCCTGATAATCTATTAAAACAACCTTTCCGTTTTTTAACCCTTTTGTAAACCAGTAAGCAGAATAACCAAAGCCTGAACCTATTTCCACAACAAGTTTAGGATTTTTAAGTCTCGTTAGCAAATATAAAAGTCGTCCACCTTCCCTGCCAATAATAGGAAAGTCCTTTTCTTTAGCATACTCTTCCATTTCCAGAACTATCGGGTCATCTTCTACAGAAAGATTTTTCAAATACTCCTCAAGCTTTGGATTTATCAAAAATTCCATTTATTTCCCTCTAAAAAACTTAAGATTAATATCTTATGAACTTTTTTATCAAGTTGCAAAGTTATAAAA from Persephonella sp. includes these protein-coding regions:
- a CDS encoding methyltransferase domain-containing protein, producing the protein MEFLINPKLEEYLKNLSVEDDPIVLEMEEYAKEKDFPIIGREGGRLLYLLTRLKNPKLVVEIGSGFGYSAYWFTKGLKNGKVVLIDYQEKNINLAKEFFSKAGLLDKAEFRVGDAIEIGQEY